CTAACTTCCTGCTAAACACAACATGCCCCCAGCACACCTTCACCCGTACTCACCATACCCCAAACCTCACAACACAAAAAAACACCCCACTTTTCAGCGAGGTGTGTCCAAATACAAATCATATATTTTCGAATTGTTTTTTAGAATTTTAATTTGTCTGGCTTATAAAATACGATGATAATACCGGCGATGAAGAAGAATCCGATTGCGATCATGAGTGGGAAGTTGATGTTAATATCAAATGCTGCACCTGCCACTAATGGGCCGATTAAATTCCCGACACTTGTCGCTGCGGAGTTCAATCCGCCAGCTGTACCTTGGTTATTCCCGGCTAATTTTGAAAAGTAATTCGTCATTGATGGTCGAATTAAATCGAAGCCGATAAATATAACGAAACTCACAAGCATCAATGTTATATATTTAGAAGCCATTAAGAAAGCGCCCAATATAACCATTGAATAAATAAGAGAGAATAGTGTCAATTTGATTTCCCCGATTTTACCGACTAAGCGTTCAAATAAGAATAATTGGAAGATGACCCCTATGATCGCACCACCAGTAATGGCGATGGAAATATCTTTCGGCTCAAATCCACCTTTCTCAGCTGTATATAATGAATACATCGTTTCAGTTGATGCCAACCCATATGAAAGAATTAACATAATGATCACTGGTACGACAAACAATTTATATGGGAATGGTTCTTTCACTGTTGTCTTCTGTTCTTCTGTCTTGTCATCGTCATTTGTTTCTTTCAACAACACAATTGAGAATAATAATGCGACTAATCCAAGACCTCCTGCAAAGTAAAAAGGCATGCGATGAGAGATTTCTGCTAAAAATCCACCGACACCTGGCCCTACAATAAACCCTGTATTGATAACTGCTGACATGTAACTAAAGTTCTTCGCACGGTTCTCAGATGTTGATAAGTCACCAATCATTCCGTTTACACCAGGCATGACAAATGCTGCACTGATACCACCTAATACTCTTGATAATAATAATACTGAGAAAGAATCCCCCATTGCGAAAATAAATTCTGAAATGGAGAATAATAACAACCCGATGATGATAATGATTTTCTTACCAAATTTATCTGCAAAGCGACCACCGAATGGCGATGCTATCATTTGGAACAAGGCAAACACAGCAACAAGCAGGCCTAAATCACTTCCATTTAAATCTAAATCATGTAAAATTGTTGGCAACACGGGTATGACAATACTAATTCCTAAAAACATCAAAAATATATTAAAATATAAAACATTTAATTTGTTCTTCATTATAGACCTCCTTAATTGCTACGTTTGTAAACAAATAGTTATTTACATTGTAATCCAATTTAATTATTTTTCTTTTTCTAACTTTCCTTAATC
The Mammaliicoccus sp. Dog046 genome window above contains:
- the norA gene encoding multidrug efflux MFS transporter NorA — protein: MKNKLNVLYFNIFLMFLGISIVIPVLPTILHDLDLNGSDLGLLVAVFALFQMIASPFGGRFADKFGKKIIIIIGLLLFSISEFIFAMGDSFSVLLLSRVLGGISAAFVMPGVNGMIGDLSTSENRAKNFSYMSAVINTGFIVGPGVGGFLAEISHRMPFYFAGGLGLVALLFSIVLLKETNDDDKTEEQKTTVKEPFPYKLFVVPVIIMLILSYGLASTETMYSLYTAEKGGFEPKDISIAITGGAIIGVIFQLFLFERLVGKIGEIKLTLFSLIYSMVILGAFLMASKYITLMLVSFVIFIGFDLIRPSMTNYFSKLAGNNQGTAGGLNSAATSVGNLIGPLVAGAAFDININFPLMIAIGFFFIAGIIIVFYKPDKLKF